In Paenibacillus sonchi, the genomic stretch CTGGGAAGCACTTGCTGAGGATCTGTTCTACGCCCTGGGGAATGAGCCGGTGATCGAAGTGGGCAGCGGTGTTGTGATCTATGACAAGGAGACACACCGGATCAATATTCTGCTTGGCGAAGAGGATCTGGCTTCAGTCCTTCTGGTCTAGGGGACAGGCAGGTGCCGGAGGGCGGTTTGCCCGCAGCCTGCGCCGCGTGGTAAAATTGATGAAGCCGGGTACTATTTGCTGGGATTTGTGAATACATTAAACCAAAAAAACCTCATCCTGGCGCATCCCTTGGACTTCTATAAGCTGAGGGATGTTTTGTTTCAGGCAACAACGCCACTGGTAATAGAGCTGCAAGGCTTTTGCTGTTAATTTAGTAAGGGAGGAAGAACATTGCAATTTACGGAAGAGGAGCTGCGGGAGCAGGTGAGCAAGCTGGAAGGATGGAAGCTGGAGCAGAATACTCTGGTGCGCAAATACATGTTCAATGAATACATGAAGGGGATTGCTTTTGTGGATGAGGTGGCCGCCATATCGGAAGCATTCGAGCATCATCCGCATATTACAGTCGATTATAAAACGGTCTTTCTCCGCTTGTCTGCGGCAGAAGAAGAGGGGCTTACCACGCTGGATATCCGGCAGGCCCATGAATTTAACGAGGCCTTTGAGAAGAACCGTTAACCCAAGCCCGATCGAACCGGTCCGAATGAGAGTTCATCATAACCCTTATATAAAAAATGCCCTGCCATAGGATCAGCATCATCCTTGCAAGGGCATTTTGTGCTTATTCTTCTGTGAAGTGTAAGTGAAGCTACTTCTTCTCTGCAAGCCACATGGCTACATTTGCGATCTCCTCCGGGGCCAGCTTATCCTTGAAGGAAGGCATTTGTCCGCGGCCCTTAGTCACAATGGTGAAGATCTCCCCGGCATCATGCTTGCCGCCTTCCTGCTGCAGGCTGGGTCCTACACCACCCTGGAGCTGATCCCCATGGCAGGTAATGCAATTAGCCTTCACAATGGCCTCAGCACCCGCCGCATCCAGCTGTACTTCCGGCATAGTTGGCTTGTTCTCCTCAGCGACTTCGGCTTTGCCCGGCAAAGTAAACATTAAGACTACCGCAAAGGCACAGGCGGCAAAAAATAAACCGCTCATGATCCATTTCTGCATCTGCATCCGTCCCCTCCATGTAAGCTGCTGTCTACATTATACAAGAAGGTAAAGCGTTATCATAGGGTTTGTAACAAATAATTGGCTGATTTGTGCTATTTATCATAGACCATACAATAAAAAGGCTTATTGCCCGTGGGAGTCCGGCGTTCATAGGTATCTGTAATGGTAAATCCGCTTTTTTGATAAGCGCGTATAGCCCGTTGGTTCCACGTCAGCACCTCCAGATCAATTTCGCGGTCCGGATAACGTTTCAGAGCCTCCTTGACCACAGCATTCATGAACAGATGCCCCATGCCATGTCCGCACAGATCAGGCCGCATCCCGACTCCAAGCCGGACTACGCCTTCCATTGGGAAGAGCTGCGCGAAGCCGCAGAGCGTGCCCTGACCGTTCACCACCGAGACATATTGCTCACTTCGAAGCCGGGGATCACCGAACTCAACGCCCAAAGCCTGCATCTGCTCCCAGGACATCCAGCCGTAAATGTTATACGGAGGCTTATAGACCCATTGGCATATTTCGGCAGCGTGGGCAACATCCATAGGAACACTGTAAAAGGTTGCGGGGGAACTAATCATCAGGTATCGGCCTCCCATCCAAAGTGAAGCGTTATATCTTTAATTATATACATAACCATCCTTTTGGAGCGAATAAACTTTAAGCGGAAGTGAAGCCCCTGACAATTGCGGAATATTATTTTGGAAAATAGCGAAAATTAGGGGTTTTTGTGTTTGGCAGATCATGAGCAGGGTAAATATTTTTTGTAGACAAAAAAAAGCCCCCTCCAGAATTTCGGCAAAAATCCTGGAGAAGAGCCTTTTTGGAATTACAAGTGCTGTTTACTGCACATCGTCGTTGTCTTGGGAGTCGGAAGCTACATTCTGATAAGCATCTGTGCTCATAATTCGTTTGGCGCCAACGTAGCGGTTGACGTAGTAGCTGTCATTCAACGAGCTGACGGTTACACCGCGTTTAGAGGATGCATGTGCGAATTTGCCTTCACCGACATAAATGCCGACATGGGATACGCCGTTGCCGCTTGTATTGAAGAATACGAGATCGCCCGGTCTGATGTTGTCACGCGATATAGCAGTTCCCATTTGGTATTGGGACCCGGACTGGTGAGGAAGGTTGATTCCGATTTTATCAAAAACATACATCGTAAACCCGGAGCAATCAAATCCGTTAGTCGATATTCCGCCGGATACGTATCTTGTTCCGATGGCTTTGTCGATAACCTGATCCATTTTGGAGTCTGCGAAAGCGCTTCCTGCTCCGATAGTAAGGATAATGGAAAAGCTCAGTAAGGCTGATGCCAGCTTCTTCTTCAAAAGTAAATACCCCTTCCAATTGCCTACGAGGTTAGCT encodes the following:
- a CDS encoding 4a-hydroxytetrahydrobiopterin dehydratase; the encoded protein is MQFTEEELREQVSKLEGWKLEQNTLVRKYMFNEYMKGIAFVDEVAAISEAFEHHPHITVDYKTVFLRLSAAEEEGLTTLDIRQAHEFNEAFEKNR
- a CDS encoding c-type cytochrome — protein: MQKWIMSGLFFAACAFAVVLMFTLPGKAEVAEENKPTMPEVQLDAAGAEAIVKANCITCHGDQLQGGVGPSLQQEGGKHDAGEIFTIVTKGRGQMPSFKDKLAPEEIANVAMWLAEKK
- a CDS encoding GNAT family N-acetyltransferase, whose translation is MISSPATFYSVPMDVAHAAEICQWVYKPPYNIYGWMSWEQMQALGVEFGDPRLRSEQYVSVVNGQGTLCGFAQLFPMEGVVRLGVGMRPDLCGHGMGHLFMNAVVKEALKRYPDREIDLEVLTWNQRAIRAYQKSGFTITDTYERRTPTGNKPFYCMVYDK
- a CDS encoding C40 family peptidase, translating into MKKKLASALLSFSIILTIGAGSAFADSKMDQVIDKAIGTRYVSGGISTNGFDCSGFTMYVFDKIGINLPHQSGSQYQMGTAISRDNIRPGDLVFFNTSGNGVSHVGIYVGEGKFAHASSKRGVTVSSLNDSYYVNRYVGAKRIMSTDAYQNVASDSQDNDDVQ